The segment CTACCACAAACATAGCACGATTATTTAATGCTTTAAATGCTGGTTCAGCATATTCTGCATATTCATCGTCGCTTGAACATAATACAACAACATCAGCACCTGCTGCCATAGCTGCTTCAACACCTTCTTCCACTGTTTTGAAGCCAAGGTTATCTACTACCTCGTATCCAGCACATGCAAGGAAATTACAAGAGTATTGAGCTCTAGCTTGACGCATTACTAAGCTACCAATAGTAAGCATAAATGCTTTAGGACGTTTGCCAGATAGTTCTGTCTCTAGTCTTAGTTTTTCAAATTCTAGTGCAGCTCTATCAAAGTTTAGAGTCTTAATATCCGACTTACCATCAGCTTTACAGCAAGAAGTAAAATCTTTTGGACGTTTGTCTCCAGCCTTTTCTGAGAAGTTAGGGAATATGTTTGTTCCCAAGATATTTTCTCTACGTTGAGCTACAAGTAAATGGCGTTTTTCATTTGAAGCATTAACCTCATCTTGTACTCTACCTTCTTTAACAGCCTTGTAAAATCCTCCTTTTTCAACAACATCTAGGAATATTCTCCAAGCTTCTTGAGCAATAGATTCTGTTAGTTTTTCAATATAATATGAACCACCAGCAGGGTCAGCTACTTTATCGAAATGAGATTCCTCTTTCAATAATAATTGTTGATTACGTGCAATACGTTCTGAGAATTCTTCTGAATCTTTATAAGGTATATCAAAAGGAAGTACAGTCATAGAGTCAACACCAGCAAGTGCAGCACTCATAGCCTCTGTTTGAGAGCGAAGTAAGTTTACATGTGAATCGTAAACAGTCATATTGAATAATGAAGTTTGTGCATGGATACGCATTTTCGCAGCACAACGACATTCTTTATTTTCACCTTGATTATCACAATCACGATCACAAGTTGGGTTATAAGCTGCCACAATATTAGCCCAAAGTAAACGTGCTGCTCTAAATTTAGCGATTTCCATAAAGTAATTAGAACCTACACCAAAGTTGAATTTAATTTTTTTGGCTACTAGTTCTGCAGGACATCCTGCTTCAGTAAGCTTATCTAGGTATTCGTTACCCCAAGCTAAAGCGTAACCGAGTTCTTGAGTAATAAATGCACCTGCATTATTTAAAGAACTTGAAGTCACATTTAATGTACGATAAAAAGGTAAAGGCTTAATTGCTTCTAATAATGCTTTTGAAGTTTCAACAAAGTTCCCTTTTTCTTTACCACGAGTTAACATCTTATTCATAAAATCGAAATCAATCGATCCGAATAACTTCTTAACATCATAGTTTTTCTTTTGGAAATATGCAACTACTAGTTTTGCTAACTCAACGATGTGTCCTTGACACGTAGAAAAGTTTAGCTCAACAGTTTCAGCATCAATACCTTTTAATAAGGCATCCATTAACTGATCATTTAAATCTTTCTCATTAATTTTAAAAGATAAAGATTCAACACCTCTTTCAAGTAAGAATAAAGCTTTTTTATTTGCTTCTTTAATATCCTTTACTTCTAAATCTTGACGAACTAGCCAAGCATTGGTGTTTTTCTTAGTACCTCTTAAATATGGGAATTCTCCTGGAAGAGAATTTATTAACTGTAAATCCTTAATGTCTTCCCATCTATAGAATGGCTGAACTTTGAAACCTTCATTAGTTCGCCATACCAGTTTTCTTTCGAAATCAGCTCCTTTCAAATCAGTTGCCACCTTTTCCATCCATTGTTCTGTAGACACTGGAGGAAAATTTGAGAAAAGATGCTCTCTTTTTTCTGCCATAGTTTATTAAATTTATTGTAAGAATTTTTAACTAATCATATTTGATTAAAAGTCTAATTATTACATTAGGTTTACACAAATATAAGAATTCAATACTATAAAATAAGATAAATTACGGAAAAGTTTCAACATTTGAAGTTGAGTTCGGCTTACAAGTGAAAGACATAGATGCGAATATTGCTTTCTGCTCAAAAAATAACTAAATTTGTGTCACTTATCAAATCAACAGAACTTATTATGGAATGGATTAATGTTTTACTGCATGACCCTAATTCGATAGCTCATATAGTACTGCTATATGCTTTTGTTATTGCAGCAGGGGTTGCACTCGGTAAAATTAAAATTTTTGGTGTATCACTAGGTGTCACCTTTGTTCTTTTTACAGGAATTGTGATGGGCCATTTTGGGTTTAAAGTGAACCCAGAGACACTTCATTTTATTCAGGAGTTTGGCCTAATTCTTTTCGTTTTCTGTATTGGTCTTCAAGTAGGACCAGCCTTCTTTACTTCCTTTAAAAAAGGAGGAATGACTTTAAATTTACTCGCCGTCGGTATTGTAACTCTCAATATTGTAGTTGCTCTAAGCATCTATTATATAATGGGAGGACGCATTGAACTACCTATGATTATAGGTACTCTTTATGGTGCAGTAACGAATACTCCAGGACTTGGTGCGGCTCAAGAAGCCCTAAACCAAATTGGCTATGAAGGACCTGAGATTGCATTGGGGTATGCTTGTGCCTACCCGCTAGGAGTTATTGGCATCATAGGTTGTATCATAGCTATCCGATACATTTTTAGAGTGAACATCAAAAAAGAAGAAGAAGAGCTTCTTGCAGAAAAAGAAGCTGGGCAAGATAAGCCCTCTCGTATTATTGTAGAAGTTACCAATGAAGCCATAGTAGGCAAGAGCCTAAAAGATGTAAAACATTTCCTTGGATACCCTTTTATCTGCTCTCGACTTCGTAGAGGAAATTCAAGCATTATGCCCGAGGGAGATACGATTTTTAAAAAAGGGGATTTACTCCTTGTAGTTTGCTCTGCTGATAACACAGATGCTGTAGTAGCATTGGTAGGAAAAGAGGCCGAAGCAAATGCATGGGATCTAGAAGCAGAAAATGACAGTTCAGAAGAGAAAGAATTAGTTTCTCGCCGAATATTAATTACCAAATCTGATATTAACGGTAAAAACTTGGGAGAATTACAGATTAGAAATATCTACGGTGTCAATGTTACCCGTGTTAATCGTTCGGGAATGGATTTATTAGCAGATCCCAACTTAACGCTACAAGTGGGTGACAGTGTTACTGTTGTAGGTACACTAAAAGGAATCAACCAAATAGAGAAACATTTAGGTAACTCTATGAAAAGGCTAGACCACCCTAATATTATCACCATCTTTATTGGTATTTTCTTTGGTATTCTTTTTGGTAGTTTACCTATGAAATTTCCAGGTATGCCTACCCCTGTGAAACTAGGATTGGCTGGAGGACCACTTGTTGTGGCTATATTAATTGGACGTTTCGGACATCACTTCAGATTAGTAACCTATACTACTCAAAGTGCCAACCTAATGTTAAGAGAAATAGGTATTGTTTTATTCTTAGCCAGTGTGGGTATAAAAGCTGGAGAAAATTTCATTTCAACAGTT is part of the Bacteroides coprosuis DSM 18011 genome and harbors:
- a CDS encoding methylmalonyl-CoA mutase, beta subunit (COGs: COG1884 Methylmalonyl-CoA mutase N-terminal domain/subunit~InterPro IPR004608:IPR006099~KEGG: bth:BT_2091 methylmalonyl-CoA mutase small subunit~PFAM: Methylmalonyl-CoA mutase, alpha/beta chain, catalytic~PRIAM: Methylmalonyl-CoA mutase~SPTR: Putative uncharacterized protein;~TIGRFAM: Methylmalonyl-CoA mutase, beta chain~IMG reference gene:2504108161~PFAM: Methylmalonyl-CoA mutase~TIGRFAM: methylmalonyl-CoA mutase N-terminal domain; methylmalonyl-CoA mutase, heterodimeric type, beta chain), with protein sequence MAEKREHLFSNFPPVSTEQWMEKVATDLKGADFERKLVWRTNEGFKVQPFYRWEDIKDLQLINSLPGEFPYLRGTKKNTNAWLVRQDLEVKDIKEANKKALFLLERGVESLSFKINEKDLNDQLMDALLKGIDAETVELNFSTCQGHIVELAKLVVAYFQKKNYDVKKLFGSIDFDFMNKMLTRGKEKGNFVETSKALLEAIKPLPFYRTLNVTSSSLNNAGAFITQELGYALAWGNEYLDKLTEAGCPAELVAKKIKFNFGVGSNYFMEIAKFRAARLLWANIVAAYNPTCDRDCDNQGENKECRCAAKMRIHAQTSLFNMTVYDSHVNLLRSQTEAMSAALAGVDSMTVLPFDIPYKDSEEFSERIARNQQLLLKEESHFDKVADPAGGSYYIEKLTESIAQEAWRIFLDVVEKGGFYKAVKEGRVQDEVNASNEKRHLLVAQRRENILGTNIFPNFSEKAGDKRPKDFTSCCKADGKSDIKTLNFDRAALEFEKLRLETELSGKRPKAFMLTIGSLVMRQARAQYSCNFLACAGYEVVDNLGFKTVEEGVEAAMAAGADVVVLCSSDDEYAEYAEPAFKALNNRAMFVVAGAPACMDDLKAKGIENFIHVKVNVLETLKEFNAKLLK
- a CDS encoding YidE/YbjL duplication (COGs: COG2985 permease~InterPro IPR006512:IPR006037~KEGG: bth:BT_2092 hypothetical protein~PFAM: YidE/YbjL duplication; Regulator of K+ conductance, C-terminal~SPTR: Putative potassium uptake protein TrkA;~TIGRFAM: YidE/YbjL duplication~IMG reference gene:2504108162~PFAM: Predicted Permease Membrane Region; TrkA-C domain~TIGRFAM: AspT/YidE/YbjL antiporter duplication domain) gives rise to the protein MRILLSAQKITKFVSLIKSTELIMEWINVLLHDPNSIAHIVLLYAFVIAAGVALGKIKIFGVSLGVTFVLFTGIVMGHFGFKVNPETLHFIQEFGLILFVFCIGLQVGPAFFTSFKKGGMTLNLLAVGIVTLNIVVALSIYYIMGGRIELPMIIGTLYGAVTNTPGLGAAQEALNQIGYEGPEIALGYACAYPLGVIGIIGCIIAIRYIFRVNIKKEEEELLAEKEAGQDKPSRIIVEVTNEAIVGKSLKDVKHFLGYPFICSRLRRGNSSIMPEGDTIFKKGDLLLVVCSADNTDAVVALVGKEAEANAWDLEAENDSSEEKELVSRRILITKSDINGKNLGELQIRNIYGVNVTRVNRSGMDLLADPNLTLQVGDSVTVVGTLKGINQIEKHLGNSMKRLDHPNIITIFIGIFFGILFGSLPMKFPGMPTPVKLGLAGGPLVVAILIGRFGHHFRLVTYTTQSANLMLREIGIVLFLASVGIKAGENFISTVVDGDGLLYVGFGFLITIIPILIIGSIARLYYKINYFTLMGLIAGSNTDPPALAYANSVGSGDAPSVGYSTVYPLTMFLRILTGQMILMFMMA